One stretch of Streptomyces sp. MMBL 11-1 DNA includes these proteins:
- a CDS encoding GlsB/YeaQ/YmgE family stress response membrane protein, whose product MGIIAWILIGLFAGLIAKALMPGKDPGGCLITIVIGIVGGLLGGWLGKVIFGVDSIDGFFSLSTWIAAVVGSVIVLLVYRMVAGQRSR is encoded by the coding sequence GTGGGCATCATCGCCTGGATCCTCATCGGCCTGTTCGCGGGGCTCATCGCCAAGGCGCTGATGCCCGGCAAGGACCCCGGGGGCTGCCTCATCACGATCGTCATCGGCATCGTGGGCGGGCTGCTCGGCGGCTGGCTGGGCAAGGTGATCTTCGGCGTCGACTCGATCGACGGATTCTTCAGCCTGTCGACGTGGATCGCCGCAGTCGTCGGCTCGGTGATCGTCCTGCTCGTCTACCGCATGGTCGCGGGACAGCGATCGCGGTGA